From the Trifolium pratense cultivar HEN17-A07 linkage group LG4, ARS_RC_1.1, whole genome shotgun sequence genome, the window TATTCTCagacatatattaaaaaaacagaacaaagcaaatctgaagaaacaaaaaaaagtatcatcatcatcatcaaaaaacaaaaacccttTGTTGGGTTTGAAGAAGTTTCCGACAAGAGTTGATCTACGCTAATGGCTTCTCCggtatctctctctctctctctctctctatttctTTGTTGAATTGAACCTTCAAACATTGCTAACACTGAGCTGAATTTGCAATGATACAGCGAGCTGTAGAAAACACAGAGAACAGTTTAGAGAAGATCAAACGCCAACTAGCTTCCGCTTCTGGTAGAAACTTGTTGCAAGGACCACTTCTTAAGAGATCCGAAACTGTAATTAACTTATCTCccttttattaattaatctcgatggtttttgttttgtttctcagTTTGTTGATCAATActatgttgttttgtttcattacTAAGATTACCCTTTTTCTTATTAACtttaaagtttcaatttttattgtGTAAATTGAGCTATGATCATGTAATAATTCAAATGTGTTGTGGGTTTTGTGATCTTTTGAATATCCaatcttgttttgattttcttagaAAAATTTCCCATTTTGAATGTTAGTTAGCTCATGTGAAAagattgtgttttttcttttgttgtcaGCTGCGGAAATGGAACGAACGTTGGGTGATCTTGGACCCGACGACTGGGAGAATGGAATACAAGTAGGTGTATATAATTGTTCGAGTtgagtttaatggatatgcactgacagtgtaaaattttAGACTGATATCCAATAGAAATCAagcattttgccatgtcatgcaATTAAAGTGGGGTGTAGTGGGATGATTTGGCGGAATACAAGATTGCTATTGGAtaacagtgtaaaataattttacattgtcgGTGCATATCCTATTTTCTCTGATTGTTTGTGTGTGTAGGGAAAGTAGTATCATTTTGGCTGTTGATCCTAtgtgttgttatttttctttgatttttagGTTAAGAAGAAATGAGCCGACTGTTAAGGGAACGATTGTATTTGATGCGAATAGCACCATTACTGTATCTCCCGTGAATTTCAAGTAAGGATGGTGTTTTTTTAACATAACCCTATTTTGCTTGGTTTATAATATGATTAACGAATGTGTACGTTATAGTTTTATATTAACTTGATAGTGGTATTAATTTATTTCCTTGTATTGCAGCGGGCTACCGAAGTATGATGGGTGCTGCATTTGTATCCTTTTTTGTCGTTTTTATAACTTTATTATCGCTTTTAGTACTTACAAATCATTAATTGGTAATGTGTGTATGGAAATTACTCTTGCCGCTTCTTAACTTTCTTGTTTAGATATTGGGACACCACAGAAAAAGGATTACTTCCTTTGTGCGGAGACTCCTGGTGCAGCTAGAGCATGGGTGTCAACTTTGCAGTATGTTTTCTATTCTTCGACTTTCCTATCCTTTTTTCTAATCTCACAACGTTGTGCAACATAAGAAATTAAATGGTACTAAGTACTAAATTATTAGGAGTGTAGCTAAATTATTGAGTCTAAGCTCTGTTGggtttcaaaaagaaaaaaaagtagaaaataagacGATTGCTTAGTTGTTTTGTAGAATAGGAAACAAAAGGAAAGAAAGTTATAACTTTTCTCTTCTATTACTTGATTGCGTAAAAGGCAAGAGGAAAGACAGAAGCATATATCTATAACATTACAAAAATACCTCCCGAAATGGAGATATAACAAAAAGACAGTCCAAAATtggagaaagaaaaataaatagtttgCTCGCTGTTTTCCTCCTGCTCGGAGAGAAAGTATTTTTGCGGGGGTCACCAAACATTTTCCCACGCTTGATCACTGTTACAGAATGCCAAACGACAGAGGAGTTTTCGAGTTGTGTGCTTTGCTTTCCTTTCTTTGTCCAACTTTTCCGTTTGTTTCTGCTGTTCCAAATTGAGTGTAAAAGTACTGTTATTTTATGTGTATAGGTTTACCATTAATTCACTAATCTCTTGCTAAAATTCGTTTTTGAAAGTTTTAGTTCCATGCCCCATTTAGAATTATTGGAGATTCATTACCGTAGTATCTTCTGTCGATAATTTTCTAAGTGTTCTCAACTAcatgttttatatatttattggaAAGCGAGCCTGTAGAATACCATAGTTTATGTTAACTTTCTATGTTCTcttattgttatttattctaTTATCTTGTTTTTTTCTTGCTTTCCACTAAAATGGATCGATTTGTTGATTACTGGACTGTAAATATTGCAATTTTTCTTGTATCATAGTTTATAATTATTTCCTGGTCTGATTTATTTTTCCTCTCACACCAGTGCCACTCAGTTGGTTCTAAAAGCTCACAAAGATGCTGTGAATTCCTTAAGTGGGAATGGTTCTACCAAATTAGGAACTGTTGCCACTGTTGTCGCTGCAGCCAACTCAACAGCCTCGGAATGTTCTAAAGAAATTGAAGCAGCAATGCAGATTTCTTTGCGTAATGCTCTTGGAATGATGCCAAATAGGACCACTGATGGTCCTATGGACGATTTAACTATCATGAAGGTACACcctagttttttttattctatcttTCATTCTGCTCCAATGCACAATTCAGCTCCCATGATGGTGACATAGGGTCGTAATTCCTTATATTTTCCCTTCAGTCTTTGATGATATACCCCAACTTCAATCTTAATCTGCATATTATGAAATTTCTTCTAAAAGCCTGGctttagttagttagttacacCCTCTGGCTTCTCCTATTTTTTGCTATCCTTGTTTGGTTTTGTTGGACTCTTATTGTTGCTTCTTGATGCGTTAAATCTGTAAGTAGTTGCCACCTTTGTGGTCTGTACTTTCATCATTCCTTATTCTGTATTTCTGTTAGGAGGAATGTTTTTCAAGAATTAGTTCATTGAATACTGGCCATGGCAAGGTACACAATATGGTTGAATCCTGTAGTTGAATCATAATAAGGATTTTTTGTAGGTCATGTATTGAACAATAGAATTAGGTATTTCCTTGTTATGGCATTGTTTGTAAACAGTTGAATTTTCCCTTGCTGAATTAGAGTTCGTAGAGGTCTACCCTTTGTATCACTGTTTGCTTGGAGAGGGGGTTGAATATAGCAGTAAAGGTTTCAAAGAAATTGAAATGGCATATATGAACAgggaaacaattttttttatttttcaagaaatttTTCTACATGGATGTAGATTGTCTTCTTGGGCTTTTACGGTTCTTTGTTGCTTTGGATTCGGTTCTGAAAATGATGTTTTACTCTGTAGGAAACACTAAGAGTTAAGGATGAGGAGCTACAGAATTTGGCTCGAGACCTTCGGGCACGTGATTCAACTATAAGAGAAATAGCGGATAAATTAACCGAGACTGCCGAAGCTGCCGAGGCAGCAGCATCTGCTGCTTATACTATGGATGAGCAACGGAGAATTGCTTGTGCGGAAATTGAGCgtttgagaaaagtttttgAGAAGCAGCAGGAGGTGTATGCACAGAAGGTATGCTTTAACTTTTGTCgga encodes:
- the LOC123882294 gene encoding differentially expressed in FDCP 6 homolog, with the translated sequence MASPRAVENTENSLEKIKRQLASASGRNLLQGPLLKRSETLRKWNERWVILDPTTGRMEYKLRRNEPTVKGTIVFDANSTITVSPVNFNGLPKYDGCCIYIGTPQKKDYFLCAETPGAARAWVSTLHATQLVLKAHKDAVNSLSGNGSTKLGTVATVVAAANSTASECSKEIEAAMQISLRNALGMMPNRTTDGPMDDLTIMKETLRVKDEELQNLARDLRARDSTIREIADKLTETAEAAEAAASAAYTMDEQRRIACAEIERLRKVFEKQQEVYAQKLKESEEKIMVLSKEKEQLTNQMNATIQEVHMWRTELGKAREHDVILEATVVRAEEKVRVAEANAEARIKEAVQREAAATKEKQELLAYVNMLKAQLQRQHIDATQVVEKTESCSDTKHVDPTEENVDKACLSVSRANPIPAENVVHMATDQVNNIQPVGDNEWSDIQATEARIADVREVAAPETDGSSLDIPVVSQPGINHHHEQGSNTFHQP